The following proteins are co-located in the Oenanthe melanoleuca isolate GR-GAL-2019-014 chromosome 4, OMel1.0, whole genome shotgun sequence genome:
- the SAP30 gene encoding histone deacetylase complex subunit SAP30: MNGFAPEEVPQRGAEPAAAAVLGSAGSAVEVPPPPAPPGLGPGPAAAAGSAGGGCAGGPGAGQLCCLREEGERCGRAAGNASFSKRIQKSISQKKVKIELDKSARHLYICDFHKNLIQSVRNRRKRKGSDDDGDSPVQDIDTPEVDLYQLQVNTLRRYKRHFKLQTRPGLNKAQLVEIIGCHFRTIPVNEKDTLTYFIYSVKNDKNKPDLKMDSGVH; the protein is encoded by the exons ATGAACGGCTTCGCCCCCGAGGAGGTGCCGCAGCGCGGGGCAGAGCCCGCCGCCGCGGCGGTGCTGGGCAGCGCGGGCTCCGCCGTGGaggtgccgccgccgccggcgccGCCGGGGCTGGGTCCGGGtccggccgccgccgcgggcTCGGCGGGCGGCGGGTGCGcgggcggccccggggccgggcagctgtgctgcctgcgGGAGGAGGGCGAGCGATgcggccgcgccgccggcaACGCCAGCTTCAGCAAGCGCATCCAGAAGAGCATTTCGCAGAAGAAGGTGAAGATCGAGCTGGACAAGAGC GCGAGGCATCTGTACATTTGTGACTTCCacaaaaatttaattcagagtgtgagaaacagaagaaagaggaaaggcaGCGATGATGATGGTGACTCACCAGTGCAAGACATCGACACTCCAGAG GTTGATTTATATCAGTTACAAGTAAACACACTTCGAAGGTACAAAAGACACTTCAAGCTACAGACCAGACCAGGACTTAACAAAGCACAGCTTGTTGAA ATAATTGGCTGCCATTTTAGGACAATTCCAGTGAATGAAAAGGACACCTTAACATACTTCATCTACTCAGTGAAGAATGACAAGAACAAACCAGATCTAAAGATGGATAGTGGGGTTCATTAG